In Brassica napus cultivar Da-Ae chromosome C2, Da-Ae, whole genome shotgun sequence, the sequence TCCACACGGAACAATAAGTCCACTTTTTCGTATAGTTCCTTGAATTAATAATGACCGTACACGCTTCGGAAAAGACGTTACATATAGGATAGAATGCACCCAAAAAACAGAATCATGAACGCATACACACACAAACAACAGCCTAAAGCTAAGGAGCTTGAACAGTCGTCACAAAAGGCAAGACTTGGTGAAAGTGTTCATCCTTTTTATTGATTGCTATTGGCTGTTCAGTTTGATGATATATTGAAAGAAAGAGTATATTGTTCTAAATACATGAGAACCTACTTACATGTTATTTCATCCATTTTGTAACACGaataaaccaaactaaactaaCAAAAGAATAGCTAAAGAGACAAAGTTGTGAAACTCCAAAACTTCAATAGATTCCACAAGTCAGCAAAATAGGGCTGTGAAACTTAAACTGGAACTTAtcatccatcatcatcatcacctctacaaaaTTAGTAAAAGCATAAATTAGCAAACATAGTTTTGATTACTTGCAAGAAGAATCAAATCTGGGGACTGTAAAAAATCACAGATGATACCTTTCTGTACTCTGCAGCATCTGGAACTTGGTAGATATCTTCAGTAATTTGAGTAAAATAAAAAGCTGGATGCAACAACTGTAATTGAaacgagaagaagaagcaaattcagaatttgaaaaactgaatctgttaagaagaaaaaagattgGGTATTTGGAGTTACATCGATCTGTTTCTGAAGGGTTCTGAGACGTTTCTTGGGCCGTCGAGGTGGTCGGTGACCCATCATCGTCATGTAATCatcttccatctctttcttcgaCAGCGTCGACATGAACTTCGCGTCTTCGTCGCAGTTTACAGATTCTGCAACCGGAGCCTTGCAAGCTGCTCTTCTCTTCCGTAAATTCCACGGCTTCACCTCCGCCGCTACTCCCGGCGGAGAAgcctccctctccctctccttcTTATCTTCATCTTCGAAATCTACAATCCGTTCCCTGAAGATTGATGCCTTCATCTTCTCCGCCTCTGTTCTAAGATCCCAGatgatcttctctccatacTCTTCGATCCCTTCCTCTGATCTCCACCGTTCCGTCTCCACTGAGCCGCCGTTAGATTGGAGCTTCATGCACCTGAGACTTCGCTGAAACCCCCACTTCAAATCCGGGAGGGTGAAATTGTGAAGAGTCTTGGGTCTCTCACGTCCCGTCCTCGCCATATAGTCTCCTCTTTCACTAGAAAAAACCCCTGTTAGGGAAAGCCCTAGGCCCTAATCGGTCGGTCGGGTTGGGCCTAAcgcctaaagagaaaatcggggattaatcggaaattatgcggggcggaatttttagatggtttactatgttataaaacatgttaatctttaattgtgtataacattaatactttttcatgtttaagattgtataaaacacacaaatagaatatataaacttaatatagtgtaattttcatcagaCTCTTTGTTTTCGATTTGGTTTTGTATTGCTGCAATAAAAAAGGGATGGAAGATCAAAGAAGGACGAGTTTCGTATTTGTATATGAATGTTGGAAGGGGAGAAGGGTATTTTCGGGAAATCATTTTAAGTGATAGATAGCTTATCAACCGTCCGATTCTTTGACTTGTCATCATAGCCGTAGATCTTAGCCCACCGCATAATCTCGTAGAATCGTAACTCGTCTCCAAGAGGGGGAGGAGGGTATATCTTTTGGGCCTTACCATTTTTTAGTCTGGGCTTGAGCTAGAAATGTCAAATGTGTAGTTACAGTTTATACCTTACATTTGTTTTTGAACTAGTTAGACATAGATCACTGCCTGCAAACTTAAGTACTTAACTACGTATATACTATGTACTGCaatgaacattatataattttaagtacTTAACTTAGACATATATTGTTTATTGTTGTATAGCCTACGAGTCATAGCTAGgattttaatttaaacatttttattgaatattgttTAACAAATAAGCACTACATATTCCGATTTAGTGCTTGGATAATCGCCTAAAATGTTACTCATAAGTTTATAACACTACGAAATAAGAATAGTTTACctatttagtttaaaatatggattttcacatatattttttatttatctcgAGTTTATCAGTGTTACAAATAAGAAAGTCTACATTGGATCTttctcaaaagaaaaaagatgtcgcttagaaataaaaaagagtCGACATTTGAAAATTCGTGTATTATTCATCTTTAAGAAAACATTTCGACGTAATATATTTTGCACACAATTATTGTTCCTTTTGTGTGGTTGAATTCTACAAAATTTTGTTTACTAAAAAAAGTcgcttagcaaaaaaaaaaaaaaaaaagaagtctaCATTAGAAGATTCGTGTATAATTCATCTTTTAGAAAACATTTTGATGTAATATATTTTGCACAGAATTATTGTTCCTTTTGTGTGGTTGAATTCTACAAAATTTTGTTTACTAAAAAAGAATTtgcttagcaaaaaaaaagaaaaagaaaa encodes:
- the LOC106365064 gene encoding uncharacterized protein LOC106365064, coding for MARTGRERPKTLHNFTLPDLKWGFQRSLRCMKLQSNGGSVETERWRSEEGIEEYGEKIIWDLRTEAEKMKASIFRERIVDFEDEDKKEREREASPPGVAAEVKPWNLRKRRAACKAPVAESVNCDEDAKFMSTLSKKEMEDDYMTMMGHRPPRRPKKRLRTLQKQIDLLHPAFYFTQITEDIYQVPDAAEYRKR